Proteins from one Clostridium cellulovorans 743B genomic window:
- a CDS encoding phosphopantetheine-binding protein has product MVNNSEVKKLTETEGILLELWKEALKKENVDLEKSFFVQGGTSLAVTALCREIQKKFAGVVEIADIFTYFSIRSLAKFIDDKQGKLDKESMREKVSQESTEHVEDIIFALEKDDFSVDDALSKLLDE; this is encoded by the coding sequence GTGGTAAATAATTCTGAGGTTAAAAAATTAACTGAAACTGAAGGAATATTATTAGAATTATGGAAAGAAGCTTTAAAAAAAGAAAATGTCGATTTAGAAAAGAGTTTTTTTGTTCAGGGAGGAACATCTTTAGCAGTAACTGCTTTGTGTAGAGAAATTCAAAAAAAATTTGCAGGTGTAGTAGAGATAGCAGATATTTTTACTTACTTTTCAATTCGTTCATTAGCTAAATTTATAGATGATAAACAAGGAAAATTAGATAAAGAAAGCATGAGAGAAAAAGTGTCACAAGAAAGTACAGAACATGTAGAAGATATTATTTTTGCACTTGAGAAAGATGATTTTTCAGTGGATGATGCACTCTCAAAATTGCTAGATGAATAA
- a CDS encoding ACP S-malonyltransferase: protein MKHKVAIVFPGSGSQYVGMGKRFYDEYEVVRNTYKQASEILDKDFEKISFKGGVVKQNKIENLLPSIYVTSVAMARVLLDEYHFVPSCLAGHSLGEYSALTVSGALQFEEALNIVQLRSNLAKEVAIKQDAGMAIINGMATKRVEEICRVCSQGEHYAFIACYNSEEQVLISGNNDVLDEILEKVKLEGANVITMIGSAPYHSKLLKEAAEELRGALENCHINAPKWNVISNRTVRPFRSREDIITHLVEQMYQPIYWGKVMQVLRTKSDMIIECGPNAVLSKIIKECTKLEDVYSLDTEEELLKVQDQKWQFYNQINYVGLCLKHIASSPNLCDVQNYPVEDVANMYNKVLDVDEKLTNGNGALTLDIVNQLEQMVQWVLGAKKVQTEEKLERLNEIRALRKSMQLT from the coding sequence ATGAAGCATAAAGTTGCAATAGTATTCCCAGGTTCTGGTTCTCAGTATGTGGGGATGGGGAAGCGTTTTTATGATGAATATGAAGTTGTTAGAAATACATACAAACAGGCGTCAGAAATTTTAGATAAGGACTTTGAAAAAATCTCCTTTAAGGGTGGAGTTGTCAAGCAAAATAAAATAGAAAATTTATTACCATCTATTTATGTAACAAGTGTTGCAATGGCCAGAGTATTATTGGATGAATATCATTTTGTACCATCTTGTCTAGCAGGTCATAGCTTAGGAGAATATTCTGCATTAACAGTATCAGGTGCGCTACAATTTGAAGAAGCACTTAATATAGTTCAATTAAGAAGTAATTTAGCTAAAGAAGTGGCTATTAAACAAGATGCAGGGATGGCGATCATAAATGGGATGGCAACAAAACGAGTAGAGGAAATATGTAGAGTCTGTTCACAGGGAGAGCATTATGCATTTATTGCATGCTATAACTCTGAAGAACAGGTTCTTATTTCTGGAAATAATGATGTGTTAGATGAGATACTAGAGAAAGTGAAATTAGAAGGCGCCAATGTTATCACTATGATAGGTAGTGCACCATATCATAGTAAATTGCTCAAGGAAGCAGCAGAGGAATTAAGAGGTGCCTTAGAAAATTGTCATATTAATGCACCTAAGTGGAATGTCATTTCTAACAGAACAGTAAGACCTTTTAGAAGTCGTGAGGATATTATTACTCACTTGGTTGAGCAAATGTATCAACCTATTTATTGGGGAAAAGTGATGCAAGTTCTTAGAACAAAATCAGATATGATTATTGAATGTGGTCCTAATGCTGTTTTATCAAAAATAATAAAAGAGTGTACGAAGTTAGAAGATGTGTATTCATTAGATACAGAAGAAGAATTACTTAAAGTACAAGATCAGAAATGGCAGTTTTATAATCAGATAAACTATGTTGGTTTGTGTTTAAAGCATATTGCAAGTTCACCTAATTTATGTGATGTCCAAAACTACCCTGTTGAAGATGTGGCAAACATGTATAATAAGGTCTTAGATGTAGACGAAAAGCTAACTAACGGTAATGGTGCTTTAACGTTAGATATAGTAAATCAGTTAGAACAAATGGTTCAATGGGTGTTAGGTGCAAAAAAAGTACAAACAGAAGAAAAACTTGAGAGGTTGAATGAAATAAGGGCATTAAGAAAGAGTATGCAATTAACTTAA
- a CDS encoding 3-oxoacyl-[acyl-carrier-protein] synthase III C-terminal domain-containing protein: protein MKITGIEVVKGKNKIPVEHFIDHFKKQGKDVEILLRYIFGRDAICTADKDETSFTMALEACQKVLASTHTSMNEIDLLIFSGFMPEYTMPQLALMLHDELNGKKDCLCFDMNANCIGMISALELIDGYFAGRSHMKKALLVGCDDIRFLEDENNALAYGVYGNVTCAAVIECSTDVSYMIDRKYTVTHFEEKDIEKNSVLYPEAGFSKVLTPNNPVAAKFKWKQFESDELYADGRASINEVLKKNNIKVEDVSLFCLSQLSLKYVNMFREFFDIDEIKCPYVARSCGYSGTTSPFLVLYEAIQKEQIKRGDLVVMWTLGMGSDDICTLFKY, encoded by the coding sequence ATGAAAATTACAGGGATAGAAGTTGTAAAAGGTAAAAATAAAATACCAGTAGAGCATTTTATTGACCACTTTAAAAAACAAGGAAAAGATGTTGAGATTTTATTAAGATATATATTTGGGAGAGATGCCATTTGTACAGCTGATAAAGATGAAACTAGTTTTACTATGGCATTAGAAGCATGCCAAAAGGTATTAGCATCTACACATACTTCAATGAATGAAATTGATTTACTTATATTTTCTGGGTTTATGCCTGAATATACTATGCCACAACTAGCGCTTATGTTACATGATGAGTTAAATGGTAAAAAAGACTGTCTTTGTTTTGATATGAATGCAAATTGTATTGGTATGATTAGTGCATTAGAACTAATAGATGGCTATTTTGCTGGAAGAAGTCATATGAAAAAGGCTTTGCTTGTTGGTTGTGATGATATTAGATTTTTAGAAGATGAAAATAATGCATTAGCATATGGTGTATATGGTAATGTCACATGTGCTGCAGTTATTGAGTGTTCTACAGATGTAAGTTATATGATTGATCGAAAATATACAGTAACGCATTTTGAAGAAAAGGATATTGAGAAAAATAGTGTTCTCTATCCAGAAGCTGGTTTTTCAAAGGTACTTACTCCTAATAATCCTGTGGCAGCTAAGTTTAAATGGAAACAATTCGAATCAGATGAATTATATGCAGATGGACGTGCTTCTATTAATGAGGTACTAAAAAAAAATAATATAAAGGTTGAAGATGTATCACTATTTTGTTTGTCGCAGCTTTCGCTTAAATATGTCAATATGTTTAGGGAATTTTTTGATATAGATGAGATTAAGTGTCCATATGTGGCTAGAAGTTGCGGTTACAGTGGAACAACTAGTCCATTCTTGGTGTTATATGAGGCAATTCAAAAGGAACAAATTAAGCGTGGTGATTTAGTTGTTATGTGGACATTAGGCATGGGTAGTGATGATATTTGTACTTTATTTAAATATTAA
- a CDS encoding transposase: protein MVKIVTVKLVLECNMSVSDVTKELWIHYNYLYVWISEYEDYGKVRYLDIDPQFIYISMK, encoded by the coding sequence ATGGTTAAAATTGTTACTGTGAAATTAGTTCTTGAATGTAATATGTCAGTTTCTGATGTAACAAAAGAACTATGGATACATTACAATTATTTGTATGTATGGATAAGTGAATATGAAGATTATGGAAAAGTGCGTTACTTGGACATAGATCCTCAATTTATTTATATTAGTATGAAATAA
- a CDS encoding zinc-ribbon domain-containing protein, with protein sequence MADKTIVCKDCGKEFLFTESEQAFYKEKGFDNEPQRCADCRKARKQQNNNNRGFRR encoded by the coding sequence ATGGCAGATAAGACAATAGTTTGTAAAGACTGCGGAAAGGAATTCTTATTTACAGAGAGTGAACAAGCTTTCTATAAAGAAAAAGGATTCGATAATGAGCCACAAAGATGTGCTGATTGCAGAAAAGCAAGAAAACAACAAAACAACAATAATAGAGGCTTTAGAAGATAA
- a CDS encoding pectinesterase family protein: MQKKSKRIISNILILVLLFTTSFNNITIFAADMANDRKIDVWDFGGVQTSGDLYNNVISTSTLDNLTTITAGKFAGGKTTFGDLSIIPNITDRSYYNNSEGTPGKNSYGTWGNAAKIYNDGYTSAGGYYCNGTTGGFSGANRFLTIDNVVAGDKLSVYGGTSNGNEKIHLLYLGTDGTQDTAVDFTITASRADLVAKYSGSYRIYVSSAAGGKPYFHRVVRTPGVKISGKVNLNANSTSADFTFVNQTTGDATDIKVKADNTFDTVLAADYKYTAVLKGDISYKISKESKVVEILTSDILTGKSNVNLDVVANHVATIAGSFKGFDNSYNVSKLQMKLVPDKESLSSEVTATVDTTAKTFTAIVEQGVQYTAVISGINDYEIIDGASVNISTNTTKDITVAKKAVYTATGNFLNLSETAKIQSISFTNVEDGYNYTGNVVGGGYSVSLRNGAYTVNPECTEKYQTSTHVVVNGQNTTKDIKFNQVIDGVQELPRVPDLYVGDSSKDNNFSTVKEALDAAAKMNPTSEAERITIHIAPGTYRAQLKISTPYITLVNSNPSQEVKLTWYYGFGYEYYSVGADGFYNEDRSFDKYSKRHVSDGKWGGSVYLTSAAKEFKAENIVFENSFNKYITKEELADGVVLCKTFPQSTSINVERTANLDVTSKAATERAAAMIIDADNVEFNNCSFIGSQDTLYTGISGANNQYFKDCFIEGNTDYIFGDGNVVFDNCKLNFCGYSDQASAGYITAAKDTATYGYLFRNSTVTAKSKNKQTAGFFGRPWGPKARVKFANTKLESSSIIDPKGWTDMSGATPENADFAEFNTTYNDVKVDTTARRSPVLSDETSIASIENYFGGWIPKYYTGKIGPVKEVFEWKSIEFGASTSSDNNTVVVDDTNKTVTVTAGLKDGTKTGGKITGSQDGISYYYTEIDPSKNFEISADVKVNYFAKPNPDGQEGFGLMARDSIGKNGDASVFASNMVMVGGYGGSKNVALIQSVFRNNVKDSSGMGAVMEDITKFGDRPANDGTATYKLTMKKTNTGYHVSVNNGKEKIYYRPKQLEVLDKDKIYVGLFAARVASITVSNIDMKTSNVETDPVGVPEPPRPTLPAVSATSLDATSSTSYALKATPNVKGNLQVKLAGTEIYNKEVEGNKEFVLNTTLVNGENTFDITFTPASTEFVSSFDPINIKKLVTVKNYGVPGGAIYVSPSGTANAAGTEKDPIDIYSATKFISEGQTIYVRGGTYNLTVPLIIARGNNGIADKLKVLSAYPNERPVFDFGTKSQGFNLDGDYWNVYGIDVTKAASAGFRISGNNNVAELVNTYENGDTGFQISGSAAESKDKWPANNLALNCTSYDNRDASENNADGFAAKITVGAGNVFRGCIAHNNTDDGWDLYSKSESGPIEPVVVENCVAYGNGALTNGTMTKGDGNGFKLGGEGLAVKHILRNSLAFKNKSNGVTNNSDPAVIIENVTSVDNGKSNFEFHYYSNPKPTITTSAKNSISFRTSSGISDDMPNLASEDNYFYFSNDDASKNISGKQLLASDFKSVTAPTEVTRAADGSIILGDYMVLASKTVSIASIISPAAVKVTKGNTVILPQTVTAVYSDETQKEVAVEWGNVDTSTVGTKIVEGIVEGYARMVTITVNVEAAVEEASNLKPGKLEDKIIDNNIRPEALKEIVINAKPEDKIIINAQEKQVASAEVFKALQGIDKEVSFRLQSQGKTIIWTFNGKDIKDVNTSVDLSLNLEILNKDAINSIASDAEIISFKNHGVLPASMKVSISVDTNKFDIIKPIYVYYYNETTKKAELVGDGLKAYKIGEVYFVDVILTHNSDYFMTGTKVVEAEIKQDTEAKSEKVETLVQTGSFLDLNVLVLSGIIIMGIGFVMLRKKKEN; encoded by the coding sequence ATGCAAAAAAAATCAAAAAGGATTATTAGCAATATATTGATATTAGTATTACTTTTTACAACATCTTTCAACAATATTACAATATTTGCTGCAGATATGGCTAATGACAGAAAAATTGATGTATGGGATTTCGGGGGAGTGCAAACTTCAGGAGATTTATACAACAATGTTATTTCAACAAGTACTCTTGATAATCTAACTACAATTACAGCTGGTAAATTTGCAGGTGGAAAGACTACCTTTGGAGATTTATCAATAATACCAAATATAACTGATAGATCTTATTATAATAACTCTGAGGGTACCCCAGGTAAAAATTCCTATGGTACATGGGGCAATGCTGCAAAGATATATAATGATGGGTATACTTCAGCTGGAGGTTACTATTGTAATGGTACCACAGGCGGATTTTCAGGTGCAAATAGATTTTTAACTATTGATAATGTTGTTGCTGGAGACAAGTTAAGCGTATATGGTGGTACAAGCAATGGAAATGAAAAAATTCATTTACTTTATTTAGGTACAGATGGTACGCAGGATACAGCAGTTGATTTTACTATAACAGCATCAAGGGCTGATTTAGTAGCTAAATATTCTGGATCATATAGAATTTATGTTTCTTCCGCTGCAGGGGGTAAGCCTTATTTCCATAGAGTAGTTAGGACTCCTGGAGTTAAGATAAGTGGTAAAGTAAACTTAAATGCCAATTCTACTTCTGCAGATTTTACTTTTGTTAATCAGACAACAGGCGATGCAACAGATATAAAAGTTAAAGCAGATAATACATTTGATACAGTTCTTGCTGCTGATTATAAATATACTGCAGTTCTTAAGGGGGATATTAGCTACAAAATATCCAAGGAAAGTAAGGTTGTGGAAATATTAACTTCAGATATTTTAACAGGAAAAAGTAATGTCAATTTAGATGTAGTTGCTAATCATGTGGCTACCATTGCTGGTAGTTTTAAAGGGTTTGACAATAGTTATAATGTAAGCAAGCTTCAAATGAAATTAGTACCTGATAAGGAAAGTCTATCTTCTGAAGTTACTGCTACGGTTGATACTACAGCTAAGACTTTTACAGCAATTGTTGAACAAGGAGTACAATATACAGCTGTTATATCAGGGATAAATGATTATGAAATCATAGATGGTGCTAGTGTAAATATCAGCACAAATACAACAAAAGATATTACGGTTGCTAAAAAAGCAGTATATACTGCAACAGGTAACTTCTTAAATTTATCAGAAACAGCTAAAATTCAAAGTATTTCTTTCACTAACGTTGAGGATGGATATAATTACACTGGTAATGTTGTAGGTGGAGGATACTCTGTAAGTCTTAGAAATGGTGCTTATACAGTAAATCCTGAATGTACTGAAAAATACCAGACAAGTACTCATGTGGTTGTTAATGGTCAAAATACTACAAAGGATATTAAGTTTAATCAAGTTATTGATGGAGTTCAAGAACTTCCTAGAGTTCCTGATTTATATGTTGGTGACAGCTCAAAGGATAACAACTTTAGTACAGTTAAGGAAGCACTTGATGCTGCTGCTAAGATGAATCCAACTAGTGAAGCAGAAAGAATTACAATTCATATAGCGCCGGGTACATATAGAGCACAATTGAAAATATCAACTCCATATATCACTCTTGTAAATTCTAATCCAAGTCAAGAGGTTAAACTTACTTGGTATTATGGCTTTGGATATGAATACTACAGCGTTGGGGCTGACGGATTTTATAATGAAGATCGTTCTTTTGATAAATATTCAAAGCGTCATGTAAGTGATGGTAAATGGGGTGGCTCAGTTTACTTAACAAGTGCTGCTAAGGAATTTAAAGCTGAAAACATTGTTTTTGAAAATTCCTTTAACAAATATATTACTAAAGAGGAATTAGCAGATGGAGTTGTTCTTTGCAAGACTTTCCCACAAAGTACAAGCATAAATGTGGAAAGAACAGCTAATCTAGACGTTACTTCAAAAGCAGCTACAGAAAGAGCCGCAGCTATGATTATTGATGCCGATAATGTAGAATTCAATAACTGCAGTTTTATTGGAAGTCAGGATACACTTTATACTGGTATTAGCGGCGCTAACAATCAATATTTTAAAGATTGTTTTATAGAAGGTAATACAGATTATATATTTGGAGATGGAAATGTAGTATTTGATAATTGCAAATTAAACTTCTGTGGTTATAGTGACCAAGCTTCAGCTGGTTATATAACAGCTGCTAAAGATACTGCAACATATGGATATCTATTTAGAAATAGTACAGTAACAGCTAAGAGTAAAAATAAACAGACAGCAGGTTTCTTTGGAAGACCTTGGGGACCAAAGGCAAGAGTTAAATTTGCAAACACTAAACTTGAAAGTAGTTCTATAATAGATCCTAAGGGTTGGACTGACATGAGTGGTGCTACACCTGAAAATGCTGACTTTGCTGAATTTAATACCACTTATAATGACGTAAAGGTAGATACAACAGCAAGAAGATCACCAGTATTAAGTGATGAAACTTCTATTGCAAGCATTGAAAATTATTTTGGAGGTTGGATTCCAAAATATTATACAGGTAAAATTGGTCCAGTAAAGGAAGTTTTTGAATGGAAATCTATAGAATTTGGAGCTTCAACTTCATCAGATAATAATACTGTTGTAGTAGATGATACAAATAAAACAGTAACTGTTACTGCAGGACTTAAGGATGGAACTAAAACTGGTGGTAAGATTACAGGTTCACAAGATGGTATATCTTACTATTATACTGAGATTGACCCTTCAAAGAACTTTGAAATTTCAGCAGATGTAAAAGTAAACTACTTTGCAAAGCCAAATCCTGATGGACAAGAAGGCTTTGGATTAATGGCAAGAGACTCCATTGGTAAAAATGGTGATGCAAGTGTATTCGCATCTAACATGGTAATGGTAGGTGGGTACGGTGGATCTAAAAACGTAGCATTAATCCAATCAGTATTTAGAAACAATGTAAAAGATAGTTCAGGTATGGGTGCTGTTATGGAAGACATAACTAAATTTGGTGATCGTCCTGCAAATGATGGTACAGCTACTTATAAATTGACAATGAAGAAAACTAATACAGGTTATCATGTATCAGTAAATAACGGTAAAGAAAAAATATACTATAGACCAAAACAATTAGAAGTATTAGATAAAGATAAGATTTATGTAGGATTATTTGCAGCTCGTGTTGCTTCAATAACAGTATCTAATATAGATATGAAAACATCCAATGTGGAAACGGATCCAGTGGGAGTGCCAGAGCCACCAAGACCTACGTTACCTGCTGTAAGTGCTACTTCACTTGATGCAACTTCATCAACAAGCTATGCACTTAAGGCTACACCTAATGTTAAAGGTAATTTACAAGTAAAATTAGCTGGAACAGAAATTTATAATAAAGAGGTTGAAGGAAACAAGGAGTTTGTTTTAAACACTACATTAGTAAATGGTGAAAATACCTTTGATATAACATTTACACCAGCTTCAACTGAATTTGTTAGTAGCTTTGATCCAATAAATATTAAAAAGCTAGTAACAGTAAAGAACTATGGAGTTCCAGGAGGAGCAATCTACGTTTCTCCATCAGGTACTGCAAATGCTGCAGGTACAGAAAAGGATCCAATAGATATTTACTCAGCAACGAAGTTTATTTCTGAAGGACAAACTATATATGTTCGTGGAGGAACTTACAACTTAACAGTACCTCTTATAATAGCGAGAGGAAATAACGGAATAGCTGATAAACTAAAAGTACTTTCAGCATATCCAAATGAAAGACCAGTATTTGATTTTGGGACTAAGTCTCAAGGTTTCAACTTAGATGGTGACTACTGGAATGTATATGGCATTGATGTTACTAAAGCTGCTTCTGCAGGATTCAGAATATCAGGTAATAACAATGTTGCGGAGCTTGTAAATACTTATGAAAATGGAGATACAGGATTCCAAATAAGCGGTTCCGCTGCAGAGAGCAAGGATAAATGGCCAGCAAACAACCTTGCATTGAATTGTACTTCTTATGATAATAGAGATGCTTCAGAAAACAATGCAGACGGATTTGCAGCAAAAATTACTGTTGGTGCAGGAAATGTATTTAGAGGATGTATAGCTCATAACAATACTGATGATGGATGGGATTTATATTCTAAGTCTGAATCAGGTCCAATAGAACCAGTAGTAGTTGAAAATTGTGTAGCCTACGGAAATGGTGCTTTAACTAATGGTACCATGACTAAAGGCGATGGTAATGGATTTAAGCTAGGTGGAGAAGGTTTAGCTGTTAAGCATATACTTAGAAACAGCTTAGCCTTTAAAAATAAGAGCAATGGAGTTACAAATAATAGTGATCCAGCTGTAATTATTGAAAATGTTACATCTGTAGATAATGGAAAATCAAATTTTGAATTCCACTACTATAGTAATCCAAAACCAACTATAACAACAAGTGCTAAGAACAGTATTTCCTTTAGAACTTCATCAGGTATATCAGATGATATGCCAAACCTTGCAAGTGAAGATAACTACTTCTATTTCAGTAATGATGATGCTTCTAAAAATATAAGTGGAAAGCAACTTTTAGCTAGTGATTTCAAGAGTGTTACTGCACCTACAGAAGTTACTAGAGCAGCAGATGGAAGTATTATCTTAGGAGACTATATGGTACTTGCTTCAAAAACAGTATCAATAGCTTCTATAATATCTCCAGCGGCAGTAAAAGTAACTAAAGGAAATACAGTTATATTACCACAAACTGTAACAGCAGTATACAGTGATGAAACTCAAAAGGAAGTAGCTGTAGAATGGGGAAATGTAGATACAAGTACTGTAGGAACTAAAATAGTAGAAGGAATAGTAGAAGGTTATGCTAGAATGGTTACTATTACAGTTAATGTTGAAGCGGCAGTTGAGGAAGCTTCAAATCTTAAACCAGGTAAATTAGAAGATAAAATAATTGATAACAATATTAGACCAGAAGCTTTAAAAGAAATAGTAATAAATGCTAAGCCAGAAGATAAGATAATAATTAATGCTCAAGAAAAACAAGTGGCTAGTGCAGAAGTATTCAAGGCATTACAAGGAATTGATAAGGAAGTGAGCTTCAGATTACAGTCTCAAGGAAAGACAATAATTTGGACTTTCAATGGCAAGGATATAAAGGATGTAAATACAAGTGTAGATTTATCCTTAAATTTAGAAATCTTGAATAAGGATGCAATCAATAGCATAGCTTCAGATGCAGAGATAATATCCTTTAAAAATCATGGAGTGCTTCCAGCATCAATGAAGGTTTCTATATCAGTTGATACTAATAAGTTTGACATAATTAAGCCTATTTATGTCTATTATTATAATGAAACAACTAAAAAGGCTGAGCTTGTTGGTGATGGATTAAAGGCATATAAAATAGGCGAGGTTTATTTTGTTGATGTAATACTAACACACAACAGTGACTACTTTATGACAGGTACAAAAGTTGTTGAGGCTGAAATAAAGCAAGACACAGAAGCAAAATCAGAAAAGGTTGAGACTCTTGTACAAACAGGATCTTTCCTAGACTTAAATGTACTTGTTTTAAGTGGTATAATTATAATGGGAATAGGTTTTGTAATGTTAAGAAAAAAGAAAGAAAATTAA
- a CDS encoding helix-turn-helix domain-containing protein: MLKEGLTPYDDSFFIEKVNSKVFYTMPREHSHDYYEIYYQLYGERYYIINNRSYYIKKGDIVLINKGVFHKTTYAGAINYERVLVGFKEHILKDIIPQEEFTELLSTFEKDISIINLSIQNQHTFEVLFTKLIHENNNRLSSYETYSKLLLVELLININRHLEKGHVSYLEFPSALHKKVSEIAQYITDNCDKVLNLDILAHKFLISPYYLSRVFKDVTGFNLIQFINSERIKKSQYLLIETSLPIYEICEVVGFNSTIHFTRVFNSFTSMSPSKYRKLNSKQKDN; the protein is encoded by the coding sequence ATGCTAAAGGAAGGCCTAACCCCCTACGACGATTCATTTTTTATTGAAAAAGTAAATTCAAAGGTGTTTTATACAATGCCCCGTGAACATTCCCATGATTACTATGAAATATACTATCAACTTTACGGCGAAAGATATTATATTATAAATAATCGTTCTTATTATATAAAAAAAGGTGATATTGTCCTTATAAATAAGGGAGTATTTCATAAAACAACCTACGCTGGAGCAATTAATTACGAGAGAGTGTTAGTAGGTTTTAAAGAACATATTTTAAAGGATATCATTCCTCAAGAAGAGTTCACTGAATTGCTATCTACCTTTGAAAAAGATATTTCAATAATTAACTTAAGTATACAAAACCAACACACTTTTGAAGTCCTGTTTACTAAACTGATTCATGAAAATAATAATCGCCTCTCTTCCTATGAAACTTACTCTAAGCTATTGCTTGTTGAACTTTTAATTAATATAAATAGACACTTAGAAAAGGGACATGTATCCTATTTAGAATTTCCTAGTGCCCTACATAAAAAGGTGTCTGAAATAGCTCAATATATTACGGATAATTGCGATAAAGTTTTAAATTTAGATATTTTAGCACATAAATTTCTTATTAGCCCATACTATCTTAGTAGAGTTTTCAAAGATGTAACTGGTTTTAACCTTATACAATTTATAAATAGCGAACGAATAAAAAAATCCCAATATCTTTTAATAGAAACCTCACTACCAATCTATGAAATTTGTGAAGTTGTAGGATTTAACTCAACCATACATTTTACTAGAGTTTTTAATTCCTTCACTTCTATGTCGCCATCAAAATATAGAAAACTAAATTCAAAACAAAAGGATAATTAA